A genomic stretch from Cydia amplana chromosome 1, ilCydAmpl1.1, whole genome shotgun sequence includes:
- the LOC134654352 gene encoding tetratricopeptide repeat protein 8 isoform X2 has product MDIDYRIINLYKTKQYTECLTLCATALQGKDDRMLEFIQMRAMTIQAKVAGNGYEEVEYVPQQDELTSTAVAKTPRPGTSFQRSARTAQNIAIEIAFQAQKADDTTDWWWHFSIARCYSTLGMFRNAEDCLRQALKLNKHVSIYLRLIAMYVGLNQPLSALEVCKQGLSVFHSYPPLVLEQARIHEQMGNSTLAVQEYRVVALEDPTNMEAVASIAMYNFYNDQPEIALRYYRRLLATNPPGAEIYNNLALCCLYCNQWDLTLPCFRQALYFSTNPETRSNIWFNLAHVALSTGDMVLARRCLQVSLATNSDNGPARHALKTLDARLRARKDK; this is encoded by the exons ATGGATATAGACTACAGAATCATAAacttatacaaaacaaaacaatacacaGAATGCCTAACGCTATGCGCGACAGCGTTGCAAGGGAAAGACGATCGTATGCTAGAGTTCATACAGATGCGAGCGATGACGATACAAGCCAAGGTAGCTGGGAACGGGTATGAGGAGGTGGAGTATGTGCCTCAGCAGGATGAGCTGACGAGCACGGCTGTGGCGAAGACCCCGCGGCCGGGCACGTCGTTTCAGCGGAGTGCTAGGACTGCTCAGAACATT GCAATAGAAATAGCATTCCAAGCTCAAAAGGCCGACGACACCACGGACTGGTGGTGGCATTTCTCAATCGCCCGCTGCTACTCCACTTTAGGCATGTTCCGAAACGCGGAAGATTGTTTGAGGCAGGCGCTGAAGCTGAACAAGCACGTGTCGATATATCTGCGGTTGATCGCGATGTATGTGGGGCTGAACCAGCCGTTGTCGGCGTTGGAAGTCTGCAAGCAG GGTTTGTCCGTGTTCCACTCGTACCCGCCGCTGGTGCTGGAGCAGGCCAGGATCCACGAGCAGATGGGCAACTCCACGCTGGCGGTGCAGGAGTACCGGGTGGTGGCGCTCGAGGATCCGACTAACATGGAGGCGGTGGCCAGCATCGCCATGTACAACTTCTACAACGACCAGCCAGAGATTGCTCTACGATACTACAG GAGGTTATTAGCGACGAACCCACCAGGCGCTGAAATCTACAACAACCTGGCCCTTTGCTGCTTATACTGCAACCAATGGGACCTCACGTTGCCCTGCTTCAGGCAAGCCCTGTATTTCTCCACCAATCCGGAGACGCGCTCCAATATATGGTTCAACTTGGCGCATGTAGCTTTG TCCACAGGAGACATGGTGTTGGCGCGGCGGTGCCTCCAGGTGAGCCTGGCCACCAACTCGGATAACGGGCCCGCGCGTCACGCGCTGAAGACCTTGGATGCACGGCTGCGTGCACGCAAAGACAAGTAA
- the LOC134654352 gene encoding tetratricopeptide repeat protein 8 isoform X1 yields MDIDYRIINLYKTKQYTECLTLCATALQGKDDRMLEFIQMRAMTIQAKVAGNGYEEVEYVPQQDELTSTAVAKTPRPGTSFQRSARTAQNIRTATATLKTRAGTSTARARTARSALNTASRASRAATALAGAPFSFTPAVPLSLRFVDKENKMFTPSAKTLFEYVYYCEGDVRKAIEIAFQAQKADDTTDWWWHFSIARCYSTLGMFRNAEDCLRQALKLNKHVSIYLRLIAMYVGLNQPLSALEVCKQGLSVFHSYPPLVLEQARIHEQMGNSTLAVQEYRVVALEDPTNMEAVASIAMYNFYNDQPEIALRYYRRLLATNPPGAEIYNNLALCCLYCNQWDLTLPCFRQALYFSTNPETRSNIWFNLAHVALSTGDMVLARRCLQVSLATNSDNGPARHALKTLDARLRARKDK; encoded by the exons ATGGATATAGACTACAGAATCATAAacttatacaaaacaaaacaatacacaGAATGCCTAACGCTATGCGCGACAGCGTTGCAAGGGAAAGACGATCGTATGCTAGAGTTCATACAGATGCGAGCGATGACGATACAAGCCAAGGTAGCTGGGAACGGGTATGAGGAGGTGGAGTATGTGCCTCAGCAGGATGAGCTGACGAGCACGGCTGTGGCGAAGACCCCGCGGCCGGGCACGTCGTTTCAGCGGAGTGCTAGGACTGCTCAGAACATT AGAACTGCTACAGCAACTCTAAAGACCCGAGCCGGCACCAGCACGGCCCGCGCTCGTACCGCCCGCAGCGCCCTCAACACAGCCTCGCGAGCCTCCAGGGCCGCCACGGCCCTCGCCGGAGCACCCTTCAGCTTCACCCCGGCCGTCCCACTGTCGCTGAGATTCGTGGATAAGGAAAACAAGATGTTTACACCCTCCGCCAAGACACTCTTTGAGTATGTTTACTATTGTGAAGGAGATGTTCGAAAG GCAATAGAAATAGCATTCCAAGCTCAAAAGGCCGACGACACCACGGACTGGTGGTGGCATTTCTCAATCGCCCGCTGCTACTCCACTTTAGGCATGTTCCGAAACGCGGAAGATTGTTTGAGGCAGGCGCTGAAGCTGAACAAGCACGTGTCGATATATCTGCGGTTGATCGCGATGTATGTGGGGCTGAACCAGCCGTTGTCGGCGTTGGAAGTCTGCAAGCAG GGTTTGTCCGTGTTCCACTCGTACCCGCCGCTGGTGCTGGAGCAGGCCAGGATCCACGAGCAGATGGGCAACTCCACGCTGGCGGTGCAGGAGTACCGGGTGGTGGCGCTCGAGGATCCGACTAACATGGAGGCGGTGGCCAGCATCGCCATGTACAACTTCTACAACGACCAGCCAGAGATTGCTCTACGATACTACAG GAGGTTATTAGCGACGAACCCACCAGGCGCTGAAATCTACAACAACCTGGCCCTTTGCTGCTTATACTGCAACCAATGGGACCTCACGTTGCCCTGCTTCAGGCAAGCCCTGTATTTCTCCACCAATCCGGAGACGCGCTCCAATATATGGTTCAACTTGGCGCATGTAGCTTTG TCCACAGGAGACATGGTGTTGGCGCGGCGGTGCCTCCAGGTGAGCCTGGCCACCAACTCGGATAACGGGCCCGCGCGTCACGCGCTGAAGACCTTGGATGCACGGCTGCGTGCACGCAAAGACAAGTAA
- the LOC134654364 gene encoding thyrostimulin alpha-2 subunit — MLLRSIILLLTFTQIYAGEGWRKPGCHKTGHTREINIPDCVGFKITTNACRGYCESWSLPSIMLGFKRHPVTSLGQCCNIMESEDTHVKVQCIDGERNLTFKSAVSCACYHCQKE; from the exons ATGCTTCTGAGGAGTATAATTCTGTTGCTAACGTTCACGCAGATCTACGCCGGGGAAGGCTGGAGAAAGCCTGGCTGCCATAAAACGG GCCATACTCGGGAAATCAACATACCGGACTGCGTGGGCTTCAAGATCACGACCAACGCCTGCCGCGGCTACTGCGAGTCCTGGTCGCTGCCCAGCATCATGCTCGGATTTAAGCGGCACCCGGTCACTTCGCTGGGGCAGTGCTGCAACATCATGGAGTCGGAAGAC acacaTGTCAAGGTGCAATGTATTGATGGGGAACGGAATTTGACGTTCAAGTCGGCAGTGTCCTGCGCGTGCTACCACTGTCAGAAGGAATAG
- the LOC134651003 gene encoding uncharacterized protein LOC134651003 — translation MLDGGSMRSYITKDFAKKLNLVTIEDSHLTIFVFGTNTPQEVESPKVKIQMVTQTGEIVSINVNVIPVIARGVPYLGPDLKLWNPEYKLADDGSFGDRIDLLVGNDYYLSLLLPEIIELKEDLFMINTKFGWTFGGKPEIETDNNLEIITYCQTNLDIGRNKPDLPLEGVNLKELWDLETIGIVDSPKESREEEALRHFNETTRFEHGRYQVSWPWVEYPPDLDPNFGLALGRLVSLINRLDADTLTSYDELIKEQEKLGIIEVVPEEEVISPSHPVHYLPHHCVKQKNKPPRIVYDASSKIKDNKSLNQCLYCGPLMLEELTGILLKFRSHNIGICADVEKAFLQIGLQVKDRDVTRFLWIKDLDKPIENNNLIHMRFCRVPFGVISSPFLLNATIKYHLSRSSLESIQRVAHDIYVDNMVTGTDTVEEAIDLYSATKQEFQRMSMNLREWSSNSRDFIEQVPDSCQDRIVKVLGLDWNLESDTLHLRLKEREYPSTKRGVLQCIASVYDPCGYAAPSTLSAKLLLQDLWKLKSKWDNPLTGDEAKRWIDIQKELKNLKDTCVPRCCVENLRQKSYSIHCFTDASTKAYAAVVYIVQGNQRNFLIGKSRLIPIKDQDDLKIPKLELIASLIGHRLIQYVKKSLQGEITEQILWTDSQIVIGWYYSDKLLTPFVSRRIQEMKKNKELKVRYVPTDLNPADVATRPTQPKEELEKWLTGPEFLSKDPVEWPVSPSSNTSLLVGEGLSSIPMEIELDDREIQVEAGSLSIGSEETTHREDSSGTGPKVGTHEDIGIVYTKVSEIKEVQAKYFPEELAGKETSLKRNLGLFIDEDGILRSKGRFQYANWTYDKRYPILLPPKSTYTDNIIMRTHNDNYHVGAAHTLSIIRQNFWIPQGKKRVLNVINKCSQCIKQRGGPFKLPPTPALPPERVNYTEPFTFTGIDYLGPILVKTQSGTKKRWICLFTCLAVRAIHLEVVRDLTAEEGLLALRRFIATRNVPTVVTSDNATNFKLISEVMTRPYCIEKKIKWRFIPQLAPWFGGFYERLVGMVKVCMRTTLQKHLLTDNQLSTVVKEIEAVVNTRPLTYVDEDVEHILRPSDFIAMGRTIITDTGSDESLPLETQTKSDLVQSWKRGISILEEFKRMFIDRYLLSLRERYSHSPKQPRCTSKLEPSEGQVVQIKADNKNRQDWKVGKIISLEKGSDNLCRVACVKVGNKVYTRSLAQLYPLEVEDVTSEEAAASTVNKEDSRVLEDSQILDIDLEVDNLGDMPFNDEGDKESLYDTEGISEECTLQRVTSPNNIETDNGSNADDDTGASPRPRQQRDAAAKAREKIRQWTRSLSSLLLAVGSVASARHCDDV, via the coding sequence ATGCTTGATGGAGGAAGCATGAGATCTTACATTACAAAGGACTTCGCAAAGAAACTCAACTTGGTAACCATAGAAGATAGTCATCTTACCATATTTGTTTTTGGTACCAATACACCTCAAGAAGTGGAAAGTCCCAAAGTCAAGATACAGATGGTGACACAAACCGGTGAAATTGTTTCAATTAATGTCAACGTCATCCCTGTGATTGCAAGAGGCGTTCCATACTTAGGACCTGACCTTAAATTATGGAATCCGGAATATAAGTTAGCTGATGATGGATCCTTCGGTGACCGGATAGACCTTTTAGTGGGTAACGACTACTATCTATCTCTGTTATTACCCGAGATAATAGAATTAAAGGAAGATCTTTTCATGATTAACACCAAGTTTGGATGGACTTTCGGTGGAAAACCAGAGATAGAAACAGATAATAACTTGGAAATCATCACCTATTGTCAGACTAACTTGGATATAGGAAGAAACAAACCTGACTTACCATTAGAAGGTGTAAACCTAAAGGAACTATGGGATCTTGAAACAATTGGCATCGTGGACTCTCCGAAAGAGAGCAGAGAGGAAGAAGCCTTACGTCATTTCAACGAGACGACCCGGTTTGAACATGGCAGATACCAAGTCTCGTGGCCATGGGTAGAATACCCTCCAGACTTGGATCCTAACTTCGGTTTGGCACTAGGACGACTTGTCAGTTTAATTAATCGTCTAGATGCTGACACATTGACTTCGTACGACGAATTAATTAAGGAACAAGAGAAATTAGGTATAATAGAAGTCGTACCGGAGGAAGAGGTTATTAGCCCTAGTCATCCCGTTCACTACCTACCACATCACTGTGTCAAACAGAAGAATAAGCCTCCGCGCATAGTATACGACGCGTCATCTAAAATCAAGGACAATAAGAGCTTAAACCAGTGTCTTTACTGTGGTCCCTTAATGCTGGAAGAGTTAACAGGAATATTGTTGAAGTTTAGATCACATAACATAGGTATTTGTGCAGATGTCGAGAAAGCATTTCTACAAATAGGTTTACAAGTTAAAGACCGTGACGTAACTAGATTCCTTTGGATCAAGGATCTAGATAAACCAAtagaaaataacaatttaatacATATGAGATTCTGTAGAGTCCCATTCGGTGTGATCAGCAGTCCGTTCTTACTGAACGCCACAATTAAATACCATTTATCTAGATCTAGTTTAGAAAGTATACAACGTGTTGCTCATGACATCTATGTAGATAATATGGTGACTGGAACAGATACTGTAGAAGAGGCTATAGACTTATATAGCGCAACAAAACAAGAGTTTCAACGAATGTCAATGAACTTGAGGGAGTGGAGCTCCAACTCACGTGACTTCATAGAACAGGTTCCAGACAGCTGTCAAGATAGAATAGTTAAAGTACTCGGACTGGACTGGAACTTAGAATCAGATACACTTCACTTGCGACTAAAGGAACGTGAGTATCCTAGCACAAAGAGAGGAGTTCTACAATGCATCGCGTCAGTGTACGACCCTTGTGGGTACGCAGCACCCTCTACACTATCAGCGAAGCTTCTTCTACAGGATTTGTGGAAACTTAAATCAAAATGGGATAACCCTTTAACTGGAGATGAAGCGAAGAGATGGATTGACATACAGAAAGAACTTAAGAACTTAAAGGACACCTGTGTTCCCCGGTGCTGTGTAGAGAACCTTCGGCAGAAGAGCTACTCCATCCATTGCTTCACAGATGCTTCTACTAAAGCATATGCAGCGGTTGTCTACATAGTGCAGGGCAACCAGAGAAACTTCTTAATAGGAAAGTCAAGACTGATACCTATTAAGGATCAAGATGATTTGAAGATCCCGAAATTAGAGCTTATCGCATCTCTTATAGGTCATCGTTTAATCCAGTACGTTAAGAAGTCACTACAAGGCGAAATAACTGAACAAATCCTCTGGACGGACAGTCAGATTGTAATCGGTTGGTACTACTCAGATAAACTTCTAACACCGTTCGTATCAAGAAGAATACAAgaaatgaagaaaaataaagaacTGAAAGTACGATATGTTCCAACGGATTTAAACCCAGCGGACGTGGCTACCAGGCCCACACAGCCAAAGGAGGAACTGGAGAAATGGTTGACAGGACCCGAGTTCTTATCGAAAGACCCAGTAGAATGGCCTGTCAGTCCGTCAAGTAACACTTCTCTTTTGGTTGGGGAGGGTCTGTCGAGCATTCCAATGGAAATAGAACTTGACGACAGAGAGATACAGGTTGAAGCTGGTAGTTTAAGTATTGGATCTGAAGAAACAACACATAGAGAGGACAGCTCAGGAACTGGACCTAAAGTAGGGACGCACGAAGACATCGGAATCGTATATACTAAGGTTTCCGAGATCAAAGAAGTCCAAGCTAAGTACTTTCCCGAAGAACTAGCAGGAAAAGAGACTAGCTTAAAAAGAAATCTAGGTCTTTTTATAGATGAAGATGGAATACTGAGAAGCAAGGGGCGATTCCAATACGCTAATTGGACGTATGACAAACGATATCCAATCTTACTACCTCCTAAGAGTACATATACAGATAATATCATTATGAGAACTCATAATGATAATTATCACGTCGGAGCCGCCCACACTCTTAGTATAATTCGTCAGAACTTCTGGATACCACAAGGGAAGAAGCGAGTTCttaatgtcataaataaatgtagtcAATGTATCAAACAACGGGGTGGACCGTTTAAACTACCGCCTACACCGGCTTTACCTCCTGAAAGGGTCAACTACACGGAACCTTTTACTTTTACAGGGATAGATTATCTAGGCCCGATACTAGTTAAAACCCAATCAGGAACGAAGAAGAGATGGATTTGCCTATTTACCTGTCTTGCCGTACGCGCCATACATCTGGAAGTAGTGAGAGATTTGACAGCAGAAGAAGGACTTCTCGCATTAAGAAGATTCATAGCTACTAGGAACGTACCCACAGTAGTAACATCTGACAATGccactaattttaaattaatatccgAAGTTATGACACGACCTTATTGTATAGAAAAGAAGATTAAGTGGCGTTTCATCCCTCAATTAGCACCATGGTTCGGGGGCTTCTATGAGAGACTTGTGGGTATGGTCAAAGTCTGCATGAGAACGACTCTTCAGAAACATCTTCTTACGGATAATCAACTAAGTACCGTAGTCAAGGAAATTGAAGCTGTTGTCAACACGCGACCGCTAACATATGTCGACGAAGATGTAGAACATATACTTAGGCCGTCTGATTTCATAGCCATGGGAAGAACCATAATAACAGACACCGGGAGTGATGAATCCTTACCTCTAGAAACACAGACAAAGAGTGATCTAGTACAAAGCTGGAAGAGAGGTATCAGCATATTGGAAGAGTTTAAAAGAATGTTCATAGATCGGTACCTTTTGAGCCTGAGAGAAAGGTATTCACACTCTCCTAAACAACCTAGGTGCACATCCAAGCTTGAACCATCGGAGGGCCAAGTAGTACAAATAAAGGCAGATAACAAGAATAGACAAGACTGGAAAGTAGGGAAAATTATATCTCTTGAAAAGGGAAGCGACAATTTGTGTCGTGTTGCCTGCGTTAAAGTAGGGAATAAAGTGTATACTCGTTCTTTAGCACAATTGTATCCATTAGAAGTAGAAGATGTGACAAGCGAAGAAGCTGCTGCATCAACGGTGAATAAAGAAGACTCAAGAGTTCTTGAAGATTCACAAATTTTAGATATCGACCTCGAAGTCGATAATTTGGGCGACATGCCTTTTAATGATGAAGGGGATAAGGAAAGTTTATATGATACGGAAGGTATTAGTGAAGAGTGTACTCTACAGAGAGTCACTTCGCCTAATAATATTGAGACAGACAATGGATCAAATGCTGATGATGACACTGGCGCATCTCCACGACCGCGGCAGCAAAGGGATGCCGCCGCCAAGGCCCGAGAGAAGATCCGGCAGTGGACGCGATCCCTATCTTCTCTTCTGCTCGCCGTTGGGAGTGTCGCGAGTGCCAGGCACTGCGATGACGTTTAA
- the LOC134651094 gene encoding uncharacterized protein LOC134651094 — translation MEEGLKTALRFTANHLESLSVKAREILSIIPGSPTDEFLLEIEIVISKLESSLSRIKAEMNNYFKMANQPDADEISRVSTIQLAAEEDLCELQVRIRRARATSKEATMPVSGKLPKLNLPEYHGDILTWHQFWDQFVSLVDSRRLSDVDKFMYLNSAVKGEAKKLIEGLGTTNRNYAIAVNTLKERYGRVELVKDAHYSALSKIKPADSSTSSCRKVLNEIETHLRVLSSLGEDDTHSYLRFVILEKFPEEIVYELKKRVQDDSVPEIRKELEKLISAKEDASRFMSQTSESTSGNYTTETLHISERFNNPRFGRGRNNYRFKNNGNGQRNNYTSLSRDQGRKRKFENNQERKFSTEPSGKRFKKSCIFCEAEHNSQDCNRYTTIKGRMDRLRTRCFRCIRRGHQRRMCRERKPCTHCGDRYHHLLLCPRLLPENKQIKTTEVQKNKAETSKNEQENNGASGPTIPL, via the coding sequence ATGGAGGAAGGTTTGAAGACTGCACTTCGGTTTACTGCCAACCATTTAGAAAGTTTGTCTGTCAAGGCGAGGGAGATATTGAGTATCATACCTGGTTCCCCTACGGACGAGTTTCTTCTGGAAATAGAAATTGTCATCTCCAAGCTAGAGAGTAGCTTGAGTAGGATAAAGGCCGAAATGAACAACTATTTTAAGATGGCTAACCAGCCTGATGCCGACGAGATCTCCAGGGTTTCTACGATCCAGCTGGCAGCTGAAGAAGATTTATGTGAGCTCCAAGTGCGGATTAGAAGAGCTCGAGCCACATCAAAAGAAGCTACCATGCCGGTCTCGGGGAAGTTACCCAAATTGAATCTACCAGAGTACCACGGCGATATTCTAACCTGGCACCAGTTTTGGGATCAGTTCGTCTCCTTAGTTGATAGTAGAAGACTAAGTGATGTAGATAAATTCATGTATCTCAATTCTGCTGTTAAGGGAGAAGCCAAGAAGCTGATCGAAGGGCTAGGAACCACCAACAGGAACTACGCCATTGCTGTCAACACTTTGAAAGAAAGATATGGACGCGTGGAACTTGTTAAGGATGCACATTACTCTGCTTTAAGCAAGATCAAGCCTGCCGACAGTTCCACTAGCAGTTGCCGGAAGGTTTTGAACGAGATAGAGACTCATCTTAGAGTGTTAAGTTCCTTAGGCGAAGACGACACACACAGCTACCTTCGGTTTGTAATACTGGAAAAATTCCCCGAAGAAATAGTCTATGAGTTGAAGAAAAGAGTTCAGGATGACTCGGTACCCGAAATAAGGAAGGAGCTAGAGAAGCTGATATCCGCCAAGGAAGATGCTAGTCGATTTATGTCTCAGACAAGTGAAAGTACTTCAGGCAACTACACTACTGAGACACTGCACATCAGTGAAAGATTTAATAACCCTAGATTTGGAAGAGGAAGaaataattatagatttaagaaTAATGGTAATGGACAGCGAAACAATTATACTTCACTTTCAAGAGACCAGGGGCGGAAGAGGAAGTTTGAAAATAATCAAGAAAGAAAATTTTCAACGGAACCATCTGGAAAGAGGTTTAAGAAGTCATGCATCTTCTGTGAAGCAGAACATAACTCCCAAGATTGCAACAGATACACGACAATAAAAGGGAGAATGGATAGACTTAGGACTCGTTGTTTTAGATGTATAAGAAGGGGGCACCAGAGGCGAATGTGCAGAGAAAGGAAACCTTGCACGCACTGTGGAGACAGATACCATCACTTGCTTCTGTGCCCAAGGTTACTTCCAGAAAATAAGCAGATAAAGACAACGGAAGTACAGAAGAACAAAGCGGAAACATCTAAAAATGAACAGGAAAACAACGGAGCCTCCGGGCCTACCATTCCTTTGTGA
- the LOC134650980 gene encoding vacuolar protein sorting-associated protein 54: MEDNITLCKKTPTWQNCVHCPNLLFSTTTEFERHIQDKHSIKEGSIILCQYGPNGICASLQFGDLRKAGFKYHVREYHLFAKDEVEDDWTFYSSSQNLPAVLNDPNRGKQSNFFTKIWGDGFVDKVDIQPSPYLPEITLLHFEAYCKRIVRRHRRHCKLKENLAVKVKTPVVETNCEVPEIFYEQTFELHNPNVFSKVFPNLVDSQDPSAAVRSLQETLSTYLDFIEMKISKQVAQKSDAFFHAMLSHDTIMEQMARAVKTVRSTRSNIHAVKSNLTENPLKLVSLTRINENLNNVHELLKLIGTVQQTQPMIQLLLSTSDYVAALDLISSTQKVLSTQLARIQAFRHLSPQLTEMKRLIHKMLSNEFQRFIVTDLNRPPIDLTDIPERDKIVSIVSGILRLKEFDFIDTFKMEAMTTIQATIKQCVIEIVSERDGNMEVVLRGSNADNTWLMCNESIVFLQKVTPNLITLFKRILCLRDLVIEISQMDDVTGNESEEMWTHEELLSVEEKLDKMIVSLSDYSNERCANLIVTKSDKDFVFSDLTQLSKLSTLIENFSDELEKMTGHNSNSMKLALRSFAMKYVQNLHSDRRSQLTIMLNAERWKSADVPVELQQLIDKISNSNDISTKLYETIKSDGKFLVINKENYAVVGTVQLLIKILLEYCDATKQSPVIVQYLIHCMLELTRLFNSRCCQLVLGAGAIQSAGLKTISTSNLALVSRSLQVLLWLLPIIKEQLSQLQSKEVSMTGFDSIQNDIVSHKQEIENKICLIVSNMLCSQLTGWDAKPPVPSQTFRNISKHLVKLHEALIDILPIEQIRNIYKRVHDNFKDKLREQLAKMNIVANGSPQHGVVTSELTFYLQTLKTLRVINENDVEDNILYDIWLN; encoded by the exons ATGGAGGACAATATCACGCTCTGTAAGAAAACGCCAACCTGGCAGAACTGTGTACATTGCCCCAATCTTCTGTTCAGCACCACTACGGAATTTGAAAG GCACATTCAAGACAAGCACAGTATTAAGGAAGGCTCCATTATCTTATGTCAATATGGACCTAATGGGATTTGTGCCTCGCTGCAGTTTGGAGATTTACGGAAGGCAGGATTCAAGTATCACGTAAGGGAGTACCACCTGTTCGCCAAGGACGAAGTGGAGGATGACTGGACATTCTATTCATCATCTCAAAACCTCCCTGCAGTATTAAATGATCCTAACAGAGGGAAGCAGAGTAACTTTTTTACTAAAATATGGGGAGATGGGTTTGTAGATAAAGTAGATATACAGCCTAGTCCTTATCTGCCAGAAATAACATTGTTACATTTTGAGGCATATTGTAAAAGAATTGTCAGACGGCACAGAAGACATTGCAAACTTAAAGAAAACCTAGCTGTTAAAGTTAAAACCCCTGTAGTTGAAACGAATTGTGAGGTTCCTGAGATATTCTATGAACAGACGTTTGAGTTACACAATCCAAATGTGTTTAGCAAAGTTTTTCCGAACCTTGTGGATTCTCAAGACCCAAGTGCGGCTGTTCGCTCCTTGCAAGAGACGCTCAGTACATACCTGGATTTTATAGAGATGAAGATTTCAAAGCAAGTTGCACAGAAATCTGATGCATTTTTCCATGCTATGCTGTCACATGACACTATTATGGAGCAAATGGCCCGGGCAGTGAAGACTGTGCGGTCGACCCGTAGCAATATTCATGCAGTTAAAAGCAATCTAACTGAGAATCCTTTAAAACTGGTTAGCCTCACAAGGATAAatgaaaacttaaataatgtacatGAACTACTTAAGCTAATAGGCACAGTCCAGCAAACCCAACCCATGATCCAGCTGCTCTTGAGTACTTCAGACTATGTAGCTGCCTTGGACTTGATCAGTTCCACGCAAAAAGTGCTTTCCACTCAACTTGCGAGGATCCAGGCGTTCCGACATTTGTCACCACAGTTGACTGAAATGAAAAGATTAATTCATAAAATGTTAAGCAATGAATTCCAAAGATTTATAGTGACAGATTTAAATAGACCCCCCATTGACCTCACAGATATACCAGAAAGGGATAAAATTGTGTCTATAGTTTCTGGTATACTAAGATTAAAAGAATTTGACTTTATAGATACTTTTAAAATGGAGGCTATGACCACAATTCAGGCTACAATCAAGCAATGTGTAATAGAGATAGTATCAGAAAGAGATGGCAACATGGAGGTAGTTCTAAGAGGATCTAATGCAGACAACACATGGTTAATGTGCAATGAAAGTATTGTATTTCTCCAAAAAGTTACTCCAAACTTAATTACGTTATTTAAAAGGATCTTGTGTTTAAGAGATTTAGTAATAGAAATCAGCCAAATGGATGATGTGACAGGAAATGAGAGTGAAGAAATGTGGACCCATGAAGAGCTCTTATCTGTAGAAGAAAAGTTGGACAAAATGATTGTTTCATTATCAGACTACAGCAATGAGAGATGTGCTAATCTCATTGTCACCAAATCTGATAAAGACTTTGTGTTCTCAGATTTGACTCAGTTATCCAAACTTTCAACGCTAATTGAGAATTTCTCAGATGAGTTGGAAAAAATGACTGGCCACAACAGCAATTCAATGAAATTGGCACTGAGGAGCTTTGCTATGAAATATGTTCAAAATTTACATTCGGACAGAAGAAGTCAACTGACAATTATGCTCAATGCTGAACGTTGGAAAAGTGCTGACGTCCCTGTTGAACTTCAACAATTGATTGACAAAATATCTAATTCTAACGATATTTCTACAAAACTATATGAAACTATTAAATCTGATGGAAAATTCTtagttataaataaagaaaattatgcaGTCGTAGGCACTGTGCAGCTGTTGATTAAAATCCTTCTAGAATACTGTGATGCGACAAAGCAGTCTCCAGTCATAGTCCAGTACTTGATCCACTGCATGTTAGAGTTGACTAGACTGTTCAACTCCCGCTGTTGTCAGCTGGTGTTGGGGGCGGGTGCAATACAGAGTGCCGGCCTGAAAACAATCTCCACTTCAAACTTAGCATTAGTATCCAGGTCTCTGCAGGTCTTGCTGTGGCTCCTGCCCATAATCAAGGAACAGCTTAGCCAGTTACAGTCAAAAGAGGTGTCAATGACTGGCTTTGATAGTATTCAGAATGATATTGTTAGCCATAAGCAAGAAATAGAAAATAAGATATGCCTCATAGTTAGTAACATGCTGTGCTCGCAGCTGACCGGCTGGGACGCTAAACCTCCAGTTCCTTCGCAGACATTCCGAAATATTTCTAAACACTTAGTTAAATTGCATGAAGCGTTGATAGATATATTGCCAATTGAACAAATAAGAAACATTTATAAAAGGGTACATGATAATTTTAAGGATAAACTGAGAGAGCAGTTGGCGAAGATGAACATTGTAGCGAACGGCAGTCCGCAGCACGGCGTGGTCACCTCCGAGCTGACCTTCTACCTGCAGACCCTCAAGACGTTGCGGGTCATCAACGAAAACGACGTTGAAGACAATATTTTGTACGATATATGGCTAAACTGA